The following are encoded in a window of Artemia franciscana chromosome 5, ASM3288406v1, whole genome shotgun sequence genomic DNA:
- the LOC136027169 gene encoding histidine-rich glycoprotein-like, with amino-acid sequence MALKSTLVAVVLLSSMVAGTRYGGYPLTGYEPHQSYGYKDHHYEQPGYHHQSYDDKDNDHDYKPEHYNKPSYHHQYKDDKGGYHAYKPNYYEKPSYHHQYHHKENHDEYKPKQNPYYGSYKGHKHHYNEPYHHKPYETLEYKHHGEEYKPHYASHEKGSNHEYEDHRTYDIHEYGKPLSYEDPCTYSDCKLSGGKSSVNAYKPVAPSYHAKGYVGSDYGGGNTPSDYRSPKY; translated from the exons ATGGCACTAAAATCG acgcTCGTCGCAGTCGTTCTTCTGTCTTCGATGGTAGCTGGGACCAGATATGGCGGGTATCCCTTGACTGGATATGAGCCACACCAGAGCTATGGCTATAAAGATCACCATTATGAACAGCCAGGCTATCACCATCAGTCTTACGACGATAAAGACAATGATCATGATTACAAGCCAGAACATTATAATAAGCCAAGCTATCATCATCAGTATAAAGACGACAAAGGAGGTTATCATGCGTACAAGCCAAATTACTATGAAAAACCAAGCTATCATCATCAGTACCATCACAAAGAAAACCATGATGAGTACAAGCCAAAGCAAAATCCTTATTATGGATCTTACAAAGGTCATAAGCACCACTACAATGAGCCTTACCATCATAAGCCTTACGAAACCCTTGAATATAAACATCATGGCGAGGAGTACAAGCCTCACTATGCCAGTCATGAAAAGGGATCTAACCATGAGTATGAAGACCATCGAACCTATGACATTCATGAATACGGAAAACCACTCAGCTATGAAGATCCTTGTACATATTCTGATTGCAAACTTAGTGGGGGGAAATCTTCAGTCAACGCTTACAAACCAGTAGCACCTTCTTACCATGCAAAGGGGTATGTTGGATCAGACTATGGAGGAGGAAATACCCCTTCTGACTATAGAAGCCCTAAGTATTAA